The genomic region TTttgggctgtgcctggaggagaagctgtgaTACTCATGGAATGGTTTATGGACAGGATGGGTGATGGGAGCTCCACAGACCCATCCCCAAATTGTCTCTTCTTCTGCTCGTTAGAGACACGATGAGGAGGCTGTGATTGACCAGGGCAGGACAAGCAATGTGGTCAACATCCACTATgagaaggaggagctggaaggtgAGATCCTGCTGGGGTCCTGCTGGGGGGCCACCAGGCCCTGGGAAAAAGTCCCTGCAATGTCCTTTGCCTGGTGTCGCATCAAGTGCATCAAAACCTGTCGTGGTTCTTGATCAGACAACAAattatagatttatttttaatgtgatggCTTTTAAAGCCCTGGTGGAGATCCCAGTGTGAATTGTGTCCATGGGGTTGGATAATTCCCATCTGCTTTTCCCACTTGGAGAGGGCAGGAGACTCATTCGATGTGGTGCAGATTCCCTGTTCTCCTCCTGGAGTTCATCGTCATGGGACTCCTTCTGCCATAAAAAGATttcaaaactacaaaaaaattattgtattaTCTCCTGCTTAATGATCAAATCTAAGGGTTGATGGTGGTGCTGTTGTTGTCCAGCCCAAGCTGGAATTTGAGGAGGGTTTTGCTGCTTTCAAGGCATGTTTAAATGACCCCAAACCACCCCTTGGTTTGAAGCTTGAGTAAAATGGATTTAGAAAAGGACAAGTCTGGGCAAGTCAGGGATCCACTGACATTTACATTAAGGGAAATTGgtgtgggatttttggggtgtcctgtgtgGCGTCTGGAAGAtccttgcaggtcccttcccactgaGGAGCTCCCATGACTCTGTGGTTTCCTCCTGGGGCGTCTGCACTGGCTGAGCACTGATCATTGCCAACGTTCCCGTTTTCCCAGGCCACCGGACCCTGTACGTGGGCGTGCGGATGCCGCTGGTGCGCCAGGGCCACCGGCACCACCGCGCCCACGGCCAGAAACACCGGAAACGGGAGCGGGAGAAGGACACGGTGCCTGTGGAGCAGGGATACCACTGTAAGTCCTGCTGGGGTGGCCACCACGGGACTGCACACCCAGGCCCCGGTAGATGCTTTGTATGGCTGTTTTAGCAGggaaaagtggggttttttttaagcaagacTCTTCTTTTCCCAAACTTTTCTCTGGCTTTTGAGTTAAATCCATAGTGGGTTTGGGGATCCTGGTGTAAAGGTGGAGgtgtggggaagggaaggaaagcagcCCATCCTTATGGAGCATGGGATCAAGGTTTCACCTTCCCCTGGCTCTGTGAGAGCCCAGAGAGAGCTGTGGGAGAGGGGCCAGCCCAGCATTTACGGCCGGAGTGTCCCAGTGTGATGCCACTGGAAAATGATCCAGGCTCAGTGATGGGGaatcccctcctgtccccagacaCCCCATCCCAGCGGGTCCAGTTCATCCTGGGCACGGAGGAGGACGAGCAGCACGTTCCCCATGACTTGTTCACGGAGCTGGATGAGATCTGTGTGAAGGAGGGGGAAGATGCCGAGTGGAAGGAGACGGCCAGGTAAAtccctgggatttgggaatggcaggaagctgtgtcaggaggggtttaggttggatattgggaaaaggTTCACCCcctcctggaacagctccccGGTGAATGGTCACAGtgccaaggctgccagagctccaggagcatctGGACAAAGCTGTCTGGGACAgagtggggttttggggtgtctgggcagggccagggatTGGCCTTGTGGGTCCCATCCCACTCAGGAGATTCCATGGTTCTAGAATTTAGGGAATGCTTGGACATTGGAGTTTGGGGATTTGTGGGATTTTCAAGGTTATCCTGGGCCAGAAGTTGGATTTGATGgtctttgtgggtcccttccaattccaGAATTTCCATGATCCTGTAATCCTCATAGGTCCCTGCCATCTctggatattccatgattccagaGGTCAGGGTCACCGCACTCAGTGGggttgttggggtgtcctgcacagggccaggggTTGCACTCtgtgatccttgtgagtcccttcaGCTGTGGATATTCCAtgatccctgctgccagctgcagtggCAAAGGAGTCCCTGTTCTCTGGGATCTGGAactttcccagctgcaggaaccTCCTCCATGGTTTTATTCGAGGCgttgcagttttttttttttttttttttttttctggctgatcccaccccaaatccacagGTGGCTGAAGTTTGAGGAGGACGTGGAGGACGGGGGCGAGCGCTGGAGCAAACCCTACGTGGCCacactgtccctgcacagcctcttCGAGCTGCGCAGCTGCATCATCAATGGGACGGTGCTGCTGGACGTGCGCGCCACCAGCGTCGAGGACATCGCCGGTACCGTGGGGACCTCGCTCCTGGGAGACCCTCCCTGGGGTCAGGGGGTCCATCTGTCCTGGTGGGGTTCCCAGGATGCCAGGGGGGTTTGGGTGTGCAGCTCTTGGTGGCAATGTGGGGTCCATTGGAAAGTGATTTTTGGGTTAGAGAGCGACTGGACAAAGTTCTGCAGTAAAAGAGGAGTATGttctgcagcaaaacagaagaatgTCCTGCACATTTTTGAGTATTTCAGGACCTGGCTCTTCAGGTCTCCCACGAGCTGACCCTTGTTCAATAACGACTCATTCCAAGCCATTTCCTCACATTACATTGATTCCGTTTTCCCTCCACATCCAGGGTTCAGGGCTTTAAAGGCAGGGTGGCTCTGGCAGGGCAGGTTCATGCTCTGACcttgtgtccctgtcccacccaGACCTGATCCTGGCCCAGCAGGAGCCGTCGCCGGAGTTTGATGAGCGCACACGGGCCAAGGTGCGGGAGGTGCTGCTGAAGAAGCACCACCACCAGAACgagaggaaaaggaacaacCTCCTGCCCATCGTGCGCTCCTTCGCTGATGTCAGCAAGAAACAGGACCTGCACCTGCTTGAGAAGCCAGGTGAGGTTCTGTGGGGCTTGGAGGCAGGTGAGGTCCTGCAGGGTATGGACCCAGGTGAGATTCTGTGGGGTATGGAGACAGGTGAGGTTTCTGCCAGGCTTTACCACAAGGTGAAGGTTTCTCCAGGGATTTGGCACCAGCTGAGCATTCCTGCCAGTTTTTAGCACCAGGTGAGGGTTTCTGTCAGATTTGACACCAGCTGAAGGTTTCTATTAGGATTTGTCACCAAGTGAAGTTTTCTCCAGGAATTTGCACTGGGTGAAGTTCTCTCCTAGGGCTTTAGTACCAGGTGAGGTCTTTGGCCTGTCTTTAGCCTGAGGTGAAGGTTTCTCCAGGGGTTTGACACCAGGTGAGGGTTTCCCCAGGCTTTGGCACCAGATTGGGGGTTTCTGGGCGATTTGTGCCCATTAGACTTGTTCTGGTAAATAACAAACACCCCaactcctttcctccctttttgagcatctttttctcttccctcccagcccaaaccctcaCCCCTCACCCTTCTCCCACCACTGCAGAAGCTAAAAACGGGGTGACCCCTGAGACCAGTGCCATGGACCTGAGCAAGGTGAGACCCCTGCACCTCTCCCACACCTCCAGGGGGGTGAGAGAGACCTTGGGAGGCCCTGAGGACTTTGTTCTTGGGGGATTCCCTGAGAATGGCTGCTCCTGTCCAGGCGGAGCTGCATTTCATGAAGAAGATTCCCAGTGGAGCAGAGGCATCCAACGTGCTGGTGGGAGAGCTGGATTTCCTCCACCAGCCCCTCGTGGCCTTTGTCCGCCTGACCCCGGCTGTGCTCCTGTCGGGAATGACGGAAGTTCCCATCCCAACAAGGTCtgaagaagaagcaaaaagtttttatttaaaacaaccccaaatccacTTGAAATTGCCCCATGATTTGGGGCCCAAGGGAACAAGTGGGAGCTGCATGTTTCTCCCATGCTGCTCCTCACCTTTCTCCCTTCACTGCTGGATCTTTGAAACCTATGGACCAATTTTCATGAAATTGGCCCCAAAATGAGATTTGTGATTGGTTTCGGTGAGCAGTTCAGCTCATGGAGGAGACAAAGAACCAACGTGTTCCCTCTTGAGGCCCCAGGGATTTCCCTGGGTGCCCTTGGAGTGAAGCCACGTTCCCCTCTCTCAGTCTGGTTTTCCTTGCCCAGGTTCCTGTTTGTTCTGCTGGGGCCAGGAGGAAAAGCCCATCAGTACCACGAGATCGGCAGGTCCATGGCCACCACCATGACAGATGAGGTGTGATGAGATTAGGGGGATCTAGGGGCCACTTTTGAGGTTCTTCACTCTTCTCCGTCCCTGGAGCAGTGAGGAAGGGGAATTGCTGTCCCAGCCTTTCATTTGCACCCCAAAGCAGGCAGATTTACATCACCCTCAATCCTGAGGGCTTAAATCCCCCCTGGGTGCATCCTACACCCCATCCTTCCCTACCGGGTACCCGGGACATTGTCCCCAGTGGTGGCACTGTCCGGGGAAGAAGAATTTCTCCCCTTTTTGCCAATGCCTCCAGTGTGGCCATGGGGGGTAGGGCTGAAATCCCACCCGGGGTCCATCCTGCACCTCATCCTTCCCACATCCAGGGCTGGCACCATCCCAGTGGTGGCATTGCCAGGGTGGCAGAACTTCTCCTCAAAGCCATGAGGAATGGGGACCTCACAGAGGAGATCAAGCATCACAGTGTCCAGATTTTTCCTGCTGGGGGAACATTTCCAGCTGCCATTTCCAGCAGGAGATTTGGGGAAGATGATCGTGCTGTAGCCAAAGGCGGGCTGCCCTGGTGAGGGTGGGTTGTGCTCTCACCTGGGTCTGCTCTGGACAGGTTTTCCATGATGTTGCCTACAAAGCCAAGGATCGGGCTGACCTTGTGGCTGGCATTGACGAGTTTCTGGATCAGGTCACGGTGCTGCCGCCGGGAGAGTGGGACCCATCCATCCGAATTGAGCCCCCCAAAAACGTCCCCTCCCAGGTGAGTGCTGCGAGGGGGATGGGCAGCACAACAACCCAAATACTGGTAAACTTGGAATTTCCAGTTTGGCACAGCCACGGCCAGGTGTTTTGCTCACCCAGGCCAGGAGCAAAACAAGCGGGCAGTTGATAATATAGctgaaaaattcctgttttgaGCTGGATTCCATGTtcacaggaaaagaggaagatgcCAGGAGCTCTGGATGAGAGTTCCTCCCACAGCAAGCCAGAGAAACACAGCGGTCCTGAACTGGAGCGAACTGGGAGGTGGGAGCTCTCCTGGTTTGGGCCCTCTGTTTTGCCCCCAAAATCTGAGCAGGCACCTCCCCTTGCAGGAGCTTTTGGGGGTCACATGGTTCAGTGAAAGGGCCCCATGTTGCCACCTtggtgccctgggcagggcagggggaaaatCTGGGAAGTGAGGACACCTGGGCAAGTGGAAGGTCTGGGCAGGGGGGACACCTGGGCAGGGGGGCCCAGCCCCAGCATCAGCACACTTGGGTTTCCTGgctttggggtggggggaggtCTGGAAAAACCTCCAAGTGAAGGCATTTTCTGCCCGAAGGAAACCAAAGGTGCTCTCCCAGGAGAACAGCCTGgttttccctccctgcaggctcTTTGGAGGTCTGGTCCTGGACGTGAAGCGCAAGGCCCCGTGGTTCTGGAGTGACTTTCGGGACGGTCTGAGCCTGCAGTGCCTGGCGTCCTTCCTGTTCCTTTACTGTGCCTGCATGTCCCCTGTCATCACCTTTGGGGGACTGCTGGGGGAGGCAACCCACGGCCACATTGTGAGCTCCTCTCTCTGCCGGGAGCGTGGGGAGGGGGAAATGCCCCAAACGGACCCCCCTGGACTGGggggaagtgtccctgcccgtggggAGTGTTTGGAGCCCAAACCAGCCCCTGCCAACCCAACCAGTcggtcccttccaacccaacccgCTCCATAATCTTCAAAACCTCTTGGCTGCTGTGAacttcctttgggttttttggggggtttttaaGTCTAATGATTTATtcactccctgctccctctcttccctgtcAGAGTGCCATGGAGTCGCTGCTGGGAGCATCCATGACAGGCGTGGTTTATTCTCTCTTTGCTGGCCAACCCCTCACCATCCTTGGCAGCACTGGACCCGTCCTGGTCTTTGAGAAGATTCTCTACAAATTCTGCAAGTGAGATCTTTGTCTTCTATTTTTTTggggaaacattttttttttctgtttttgagCAGGGAGAATGTGGTGGTGTTAGCTCTAACGAGGTCTGGACAGAAGATGATAGACATGTTGTGCTCGTGTTTGGACTtggttgtttattatttcttatctaagTCTCATGAGGTGTGAGCTCTGTCTAACAAGGCAAGAAAATGGCCCCTTCTAACTCATTTCAAGGACTTTTAAACAATCAGCAAAACCAAGTAAAACATGACACCtaagttattttcatttataacCCAATTAAAGATCACTCAACCTCCACAAGGTGGGCTTTCACTAACCAATTAGAAAAGATCACCCAAACccaagaagaaggaggaagatgaCAGTCAAGGGGAAGGCCTCAGGCAATGCCCAAATCCCTCCATATTGTCCCTTATATGTATTACTATACTCTATATCCCCAAACCCTGTGACACTACACAGCTCCATACAAACCACACGCACACTCCCAGCGCCATCACTCAGCTCTGGAAGCCAtcccatggcctcaggtcaaagGGATGATGTTCTGGTCATCACCTGCCAGAACAGAAAACCTGATATTTTCAGCATCCAGGGTTCCAAAATGAGaagtttttcttctcattttctggGTGGGAGTTGTCAGATTTAAGTTCTTTGCAGGGTCACAGaggtctcctgctgctgctgttgcacagGAAGGGTGAGAGCCCTTGGGCttgggttgtttggggtttttgcttgGGGTCATTTCAGGGTTTCAGGGTTAAAATGaagcagtgggagcaggaggaaccAGAGGCTCTGGATGGATGCCCAAGGAAGGTGAGACAAATCACTGTGGTTTGGGAATGAGGGAGGGTTTATTTTCCACTGAATACAAAATTCTAAACCTGATTTTTGCTGGAAGAGGAAATAGGTTTTGCCAAAATATCCATGTAGTTTTTAACTGGAATGTTTTGAGTTTGGGGGATTTTATTGTAGgagcttttcctgggaaatggCTCTTTTCTATGACAGTCCTTTCATCCTTGGTCCCTTTGGTGTGAGATGAAATCCCCTCACTAGAACTAAACTTCTCATTCAGCCCCAAGCTGGCTGTGGATGACCGGGGCAAACCCAGCTGGTTTTGGTATAGGGGCTCTGGAGGATATGGGACATGGGAGAACCTTCCACAACCTCAATCAGCCTTTAAGGGTTTAAGACGACATTAATTATTGCTAATTAAACACTTGGCTTCTCCACCCACACTCTGCAACCTCAAGGACATGGAAACCTCAACTACCACCTGCAACCTCCACACACTCCCACACTGCTCCTggttttctctggaaaaaggCTTGGGGCTCCGAGGCCCGTGCTGGCCTTTCCCCCAGGAGTCTCTGTGGTTTTCCAGGGAATACACGCTCTCCTATCTGTCCCTGCGGACGTGCATTGGGCTCTGGACTGCTTTCTTCTGCGTGGTGCTGGTGGCCACAGACGCCAGCTGCCTGGTGTGCTACATCACCCGCTTCACCGAGGAGGCCTTCGCCTCCCTCATCTGCATCATCTTCATCTACGAGGCCCTGGAGAAGCTGAGCCACCTGCGGGAGACCTTCCCCGTGCACATGCACAGCAAGCTCGACCTCCTCACCATCTATTAGTGGGTGTTCTCCTCCTCACCCCTCGGCAGGTGCCTCTGGGCTTGTCCCGGCActgctccctcagccctgtcctggtttccctcctccagctgtAAGTGTGAGCCCCCGGCTCATCCCAGCAACGGGACCCTGCGGTTCTGGCAGAGCAACGGGATCAACGTGCAGGGAATCGCCTGGGGAAACCTCACAGTGTCCGTAAGTGCCCGGGGCCACCCCTTCCTCAGGGAGGCCAGGGGCCTTCACAGGTGCCAGAGCCACCATCTTCAGGTGACTTTGGGCTTCAAAGTGCTCTGAGAAGTCCCTGCTTAAATCTCAGGAGTACTTTTAACCTGCTTGGTCCTGGGAAGGAGAGCCCACCTTGCCCAGCTCACTTTGTCCCCAACCTCGGGATAAGAACTGTCCCTCTCAGCCGAGCTGTGGGACCTTGACCAAGGTTCAGGGAGTGCTTTGCTTCTTGGAACATTCGGAGGACTGAAGTTCCTGCCTGAAGGCTGTGATTGGCCTCCTTAATTGGTTCCTAATGACTCCAGGCCCTGCTGTCTGTAGGGTTTCGCATAAATTTGCATGTTggagcagccccacagggaTAGTCCCTGAAACAGAGCCCAGGTGTGGGACGGGAGCTCTTTGGGACATCTCCAGCCCCTTTTGGCCTTGTCCTGAGAGCCCCAACTGCAAAGGGGtgatttgtctctttttctgtccCATGGTTGTCCCAGCCCTCATTCCCTGTTCCCTCTTCATCCCCAAATTTCCaacatttccttcctctctgatGTTTTCCTCAGCCATGGTGGGGCAGAGGACGTGCCATGGGTCCACCATGCTCCCCTCTGTGTAATTCCAGCTCTGTGGGTCActtgttcagctgctgctg from Sylvia atricapilla isolate bSylAtr1 chromosome 29, bSylAtr1.pri, whole genome shotgun sequence harbors:
- the LOC136372846 gene encoding electroneutral sodium bicarbonate exchanger 1-like yields the protein MPLVRQGHRHHRAHGQKHRKREREKDTVPVEQGYHYTPSQRVQFILGTEEDEQHVPHDLFTELDEICVKEGEDAEWKETARWLKFEEDVEDGGERWSKPYVATLSLHSLFELRSCIINGTVLLDVRATSVEDIADLILAQQEPSPEFDERTRAKVREVLLKKHHHQNERKRNNLLPIVRSFADVSKKQDLHLLEKPAQTLTPHPSPTTAEAKNGVTPETSAMDLSKAELHFMKKIPSGAEASNVLVGELDFLHQPLVAFVRLTPAVLLSGMTEVPIPTRFLFVLLGPGGKAHQYHEIGRSMATTMTDEVFHDVAYKAKDRADLVAGIDEFLDQVTVLPPGEWDPSIRIEPPKNVPSQEKRKMPGALDESSSHSKPEKHSGPELERTGRLFGGLVLDVKRKAPWFWSDFRDGLSLQCLASFLFLYCACMSPVITFGGLLGEATHGHISAMESLLGASMTGVVYSLFAGQPLTILGSTGPVLVFEKILYKFCKEYTLSYLSLRTCIGLWTAFFCVVLVATDASCLVCYITRFTEEAFASLICIIFIYEALEKLSHLRETFPVHMHSKLDLLTIYYCKCEPPAHPSNGTLRFWQSNGINVQGIAWGNLTVSECRSLHGEFQGPACGHNGPYAPNVLFWCCILFFSTFVLSSLLKKFKTSRYFPTRVRSTVSDFAVFLTIVIMVLIDLGIGIPSPKLHVPHVFKPTRDDRGWLINPIGPNPWWTVLAALIPALLCTILIFMDQQITAVIVNRKEHRLKKGCGYHLDLFMVAVMLGVCSVMGLPWFVAATVLSITHVNSLKVESDCSAPGEQPKFLGIREQRVTGLMIFVLMGCSVFFTSVLKFIPMPVLYGVFLYMGVSSLRGIQFFDRLKLFWMPAKHQPDFIYLRHVPLRKVHLFTLIQLLCLVLLWAIKASRAAIIFPMMVLALVFVRKVMDFCFSKRELSFLDDLMPESKKKKLDDAKNEAKEEEESQKMMEAAAANSVQLKLGKTSRVDTPKPSTDRADPSEINISDEMSKTTVWKALTMNTETL